A portion of the Stigmatella aurantiaca DW4/3-1 genome contains these proteins:
- the gatA gene encoding Asp-tRNA(Asn)/Glu-tRNA(Gln) amidotransferase subunit GatA, which yields MVLTELSMLELAAKLSSGEITSLEATRACLARIAQVDGQVKAFLRLDEKGALAAAEASDARRKAGNPASPLDGVPIGLKDIFLTEGRETTCASRILQGFIPPYDATVVRLLREAGLPIVGKLNMDEFAMGSSTEGSAFGPTHNPWDLERTPGGSSGGSAAAVAACEVFGALGTDTGGSIRQPAALTNTVGLKPTYGRVSRYGVIAYASSLDQVGPMTRTVADTAALLQILARHDPLDSTSAKVEAPDYREDLEGGVRGLRLGVPREYFTDGMDPEVEQAVREALKAYEHMGATLVDVSLPHTKYALATYYLLATAEASSNLARYDGIRFGLRAKDAKGLKELYGLTRERGFGPEVKRRIMLGTYALSAGYYDAYYLRAQKVRTLIRQDFASAFEQVDALVSPTSPVPAFKLGEKVADPLSMYLMDIFTLPCNLAGLPGLSLPCGFTKSNLPIGLQILGKPFDEARLLRIARAFEREHGFTRRFPTL from the coding sequence ATGGTCCTGACCGAACTGTCGATGTTGGAGCTGGCGGCGAAGCTCTCCTCGGGAGAAATCACCTCCCTGGAGGCCACGCGTGCATGCCTGGCGCGCATCGCCCAGGTGGACGGGCAGGTGAAGGCCTTCCTGCGCCTGGACGAGAAGGGGGCGCTGGCCGCGGCCGAGGCCAGCGATGCGCGCCGCAAGGCAGGCAACCCCGCGAGCCCGCTGGACGGAGTTCCCATCGGGCTCAAGGACATCTTCCTCACCGAGGGAAGGGAGACGACCTGCGCCTCGCGCATTCTCCAGGGCTTCATTCCTCCCTATGACGCCACCGTGGTGCGTCTGCTGCGGGAGGCGGGCCTGCCCATCGTGGGCAAGCTGAACATGGACGAGTTCGCGATGGGCTCGTCCACCGAGGGCAGCGCCTTCGGTCCGACGCACAACCCGTGGGACCTGGAGCGGACGCCGGGAGGCTCCTCGGGAGGCTCGGCGGCCGCGGTGGCGGCGTGTGAAGTCTTCGGGGCACTGGGGACGGACACGGGCGGCTCCATCCGGCAGCCCGCGGCCCTCACCAACACGGTGGGACTCAAGCCCACGTACGGGCGGGTGTCGCGCTACGGCGTCATCGCCTATGCGTCGTCGCTGGACCAGGTGGGGCCGATGACGCGCACGGTGGCGGACACCGCGGCGCTCTTGCAGATCCTCGCCCGGCATGACCCGCTCGATTCGACCTCGGCGAAGGTCGAGGCGCCGGACTACCGGGAGGACTTGGAAGGCGGCGTGCGGGGCCTCCGGCTGGGGGTGCCCCGCGAGTACTTCACCGACGGCATGGACCCCGAGGTGGAGCAGGCGGTGCGCGAGGCGCTGAAGGCCTATGAGCACATGGGGGCGACGTTGGTGGACGTGTCGCTGCCCCACACGAAGTACGCCCTGGCCACGTACTACCTCCTGGCCACCGCGGAGGCCTCCAGCAACCTCGCCCGCTACGACGGCATCCGCTTCGGCCTGCGCGCGAAGGATGCGAAGGGGCTGAAGGAGCTCTATGGCTTGACGCGGGAGCGGGGCTTCGGTCCAGAGGTCAAGCGCCGCATCATGCTGGGCACCTACGCGCTGTCGGCGGGCTACTACGATGCCTACTACCTGCGTGCCCAGAAGGTCCGCACGCTGATCCGCCAGGACTTCGCGAGCGCCTTCGAGCAGGTGGATGCCTTGGTGTCGCCCACCTCGCCGGTGCCCGCCTTCAAGTTGGGCGAGAAGGTGGCGGATCCGCTGTCGATGTACCTCATGGACATCTTCACACTGCCGTGCAACCTGGCGGGCCTGCCAGGCCTGTCGCTGCCGTGTGGCTTCACGAAGTCGAACCTGCCCATCGGGTTGCAGATTCTGGGCAAGCCCTTCGACGAGGCCCGTCTGCTGCGCATCGCCCGCGCCTTCGAGCGCGAGCACGGCTTTACCCGCCGTTTTCCGACGCTCTAA
- the gatB gene encoding Asp-tRNA(Asn)/Glu-tRNA(Gln) amidotransferase subunit GatB, translated as MPLNDFQPVIGLEVHAQLLTKSKLFCGCSTEFGAEPNQNTCPVCLAMPGVLPVFNQRVAEFAIRTGLALGCTIKKTSVWSRKNYFYPDLPKGYQITQYDQPICEWGALTIDTPEGEKTVRIRRIHMEEDAGKNVHDAAVGESLVDLNRAGVPLLEIVSEPDLRSADEAVEYLKALRDVLVYLGVNDGNMEEGSFRCDVNVSVMRKGETQYGQRCELKNINSFRFIKQAAEYEISRHVEVLESGGKIDQETRLWDTQRGETRSMRSKEDAHDYRYFPEPDLPPLHLADALIDEVAQGLPELPRTKFKRFMSQYGIPAYDAKLLCAERPLAEFFEACTQHYKDYKKLSNWFQGELARLLNESGGTVSISTLKFTPAQFGELLSAVEKGTLSNNAAKDVFAEMFREGKSPEAIIAEKGLAQVSDAGAVEAVVDDVLAKNAGEAEKYRAGKKQIFGFFVGQVMKAMKGKGNPALVNELLKKKLGD; from the coding sequence ATGCCCTTGAACGATTTCCAGCCCGTCATCGGCCTCGAGGTCCATGCCCAGCTGTTGACGAAGTCGAAGCTCTTCTGCGGCTGCTCCACGGAGTTCGGCGCGGAGCCCAACCAGAACACCTGCCCGGTGTGCCTTGCGATGCCCGGGGTGCTCCCGGTGTTCAACCAGCGCGTGGCGGAGTTCGCCATCCGCACGGGGCTGGCGCTCGGCTGCACCATCAAGAAGACGAGCGTGTGGAGCCGGAAGAACTACTTCTATCCGGATCTTCCCAAGGGCTATCAGATCACCCAGTACGATCAGCCCATCTGCGAGTGGGGCGCGCTCACCATCGACACGCCCGAAGGCGAGAAGACGGTTCGCATCCGCCGCATCCACATGGAGGAGGACGCGGGCAAGAACGTGCACGATGCCGCCGTGGGCGAGAGCCTGGTGGACCTGAACCGGGCGGGCGTTCCCTTGCTGGAGATCGTCAGCGAGCCGGACCTGCGCAGCGCGGACGAGGCGGTGGAGTACCTCAAGGCCCTGCGGGACGTGCTCGTCTACCTGGGGGTCAACGACGGCAACATGGAGGAGGGCTCCTTCCGCTGCGACGTCAACGTGTCGGTGATGCGCAAGGGAGAGACGCAGTACGGCCAGCGCTGCGAGCTGAAGAACATCAACTCCTTCCGGTTCATCAAGCAGGCCGCCGAGTACGAGATCTCCCGGCACGTGGAGGTGCTCGAATCGGGCGGGAAGATCGATCAGGAGACGCGGCTCTGGGACACGCAGCGGGGCGAGACGCGCTCGATGCGCTCCAAGGAAGACGCGCACGACTACCGCTACTTCCCGGAGCCGGACCTGCCGCCCCTGCACCTGGCGGACGCGCTCATTGACGAGGTGGCACAGGGGTTGCCGGAGCTGCCGCGCACGAAGTTCAAGCGCTTCATGAGCCAGTACGGCATCCCGGCCTACGACGCCAAGCTGCTGTGCGCCGAGCGCCCGCTGGCGGAGTTCTTCGAGGCGTGCACCCAGCACTACAAGGACTACAAGAAGCTCTCCAACTGGTTCCAGGGCGAGCTGGCGCGCCTGCTGAACGAGAGCGGGGGCACCGTGTCCATCTCCACGCTCAAGTTCACGCCCGCGCAATTCGGCGAGCTGCTGAGCGCGGTGGAGAAGGGGACGCTCTCGAACAACGCGGCCAAGGACGTGTTCGCGGAGATGTTCCGGGAGGGCAAGTCGCCGGAGGCCATCATCGCCGAGAAGGGGCTGGCGCAGGTCAGCGACGCGGGGGCGGTGGAGGCGGTGGTGGACGACGTGCTGGCGAAGAACGCGGGCGAGGCCGAGAAGTACCGCGCGGGCAAGAAGCAGATCTTCGGCTTCTTCGTGGGCCAGGTGATGAAGGCGATGAAGGGCAAGGGCAACCCCGCCCTCGTCAACGAGCTTCTCAAGAAGAAGCTCGGCGACTGA
- a CDS encoding isopenicillin N synthase family dioxygenase, with translation MSTSARRVPLVHLAHYRSGTPQERARFVQVFGDALKEFGFVSVEGHGIEDGLIRRTYADVERFFQLPEAVKQCYAVPGGAGQRGYTGYGQEHAKNRTVGDLKEFWHVGRELSPTHPHFSPQYGPNVWPAEVPSFQENTRMLFQALDGAAAVMLQALAEYFGVERNTFSAMAQDGNSILRLIHYPPLRERFIPGGVRAAEHEDINLITLLCEGTASGLELLTRDGEWLPVDTLRGQIVVDSGDMLSRVTNNVIPATTHRVVNPKSGEQDTTRYSMPFFVHPYPQCVLQPLPHTTTAEHPVPPPPITADAFLQQRLREIGLIK, from the coding sequence ATGTCCACCTCGGCCCGCCGCGTCCCGCTCGTACACCTCGCCCACTACCGCTCTGGGACTCCCCAGGAGCGCGCCCGCTTCGTTCAGGTCTTCGGGGATGCGCTCAAGGAGTTCGGTTTCGTCTCGGTGGAAGGACATGGAATCGAAGATGGCCTCATCCGCCGCACCTACGCGGACGTGGAGCGGTTCTTCCAGCTCCCCGAGGCGGTGAAGCAATGCTACGCCGTCCCGGGCGGCGCGGGCCAGCGGGGCTACACCGGCTACGGCCAAGAACACGCGAAGAACCGCACCGTGGGCGACCTCAAGGAGTTCTGGCACGTCGGCCGGGAGCTGTCTCCCACCCACCCCCACTTCTCCCCTCAGTACGGTCCCAACGTCTGGCCGGCGGAAGTTCCCTCTTTCCAAGAAAACACGCGGATGCTCTTCCAAGCGCTCGATGGGGCCGCCGCGGTGATGCTCCAGGCGCTGGCGGAGTACTTCGGCGTGGAGCGGAACACCTTCAGCGCGATGGCGCAGGATGGAAACTCCATCCTCCGGCTCATCCACTACCCGCCCCTCCGGGAGCGCTTCATCCCGGGAGGCGTCCGCGCCGCCGAGCATGAGGACATCAACCTCATCACCCTGCTGTGCGAGGGGACCGCGTCCGGACTGGAGCTGCTCACGCGCGATGGGGAGTGGCTGCCCGTGGACACGCTGCGCGGGCAGATCGTCGTGGACTCGGGCGACATGCTCAGCCGGGTCACCAACAACGTCATCCCCGCCACCACCCACCGCGTGGTGAACCCGAAGAGCGGAGAGCAGGACACCACCCGCTACTCCATGCCCTTTTTCGTCCACCCCTATCCGCAGTGTGTGCTTCAGCCCCTGCCCCACACCACCACGGCCGAGCACCCGGTGCCGCCGCCGCCCATCACGGCGGATGCCTTCCTCCAGCAGCGCCTGCGCGAGATCGGCCTCATCAAGTAG
- a CDS encoding serine/threonine-protein kinase, whose product MRLAPDASEESEPLAAERDASGADSSLEEPDPLLGTQLGSFRLMRRLGRGGMGAVYLGEHVSIGSRMAVKVLHEHLAAYPELVQRFHAEARAVNLIGHENIVSIVDLNAAPPRPYLIMEYLEGTPLSSYVGTPMKAEQWVPILAQACEALHAAHLRGIVHRDLKPDNIFLVQRAQGSAPFVKVLDFGIAKLLDSAGPQTQAGIIVGTPEYMAPEQSQTGRIDGRADVYAFGVIAYQLATGQLPFTVEGSAAQLVAHQTQLPVPPRSVCPGVSPVIEAVILRALAKSITERYQTTLELRAALEEALAEERRGGGVIAPVASSAPGSGPEGAGRRRARTMEVPARVVLRPGAAPERLVCSDIARGGLFLRLEAPLPPLFSRVQVTLELERGPLTSTCEVVRHVTPEQAKLWGMAPGFGVQFVEPPADLKAAVAQILRGGTGNTPLSVSPPVLDAEVSALVAPYLSHLQQDYYTFLSLSQDAGFDAVRGRVRAALSELEGLRARQLSSAQRALLDSVLTRVRDAGETLGNLTRRALYDAGLGNFRGVECCLAAGLTVTQLETLHREFLTRKPSAAGAARVHILTGNAYERDGQLAKALDAYERGLAADPLDLQLLQRYRTVRRALAQRPFP is encoded by the coding sequence ATGAGGCTTGCCCCAGATGCCAGTGAGGAATCCGAGCCCCTGGCGGCGGAGCGGGACGCCTCTGGCGCCGATTCCTCCCTTGAAGAGCCCGATCCCTTGCTGGGGACGCAGCTCGGCAGCTTCCGGCTGATGCGGAGGCTGGGCCGGGGCGGCATGGGGGCGGTGTACCTGGGCGAGCACGTCTCCATCGGAAGCCGCATGGCGGTGAAGGTGCTCCACGAGCACCTGGCCGCCTATCCGGAGCTGGTGCAGCGCTTCCACGCGGAGGCGCGGGCCGTGAACCTCATCGGCCACGAGAACATCGTCAGCATCGTGGACTTGAACGCCGCGCCCCCGCGCCCCTACCTCATCATGGAGTACCTGGAGGGCACGCCCCTGTCCTCGTACGTGGGGACGCCCATGAAGGCCGAGCAGTGGGTGCCCATCCTCGCCCAGGCGTGCGAGGCGCTGCATGCGGCGCACCTGCGGGGCATCGTCCACAGGGATCTCAAGCCGGACAACATCTTCCTCGTGCAGCGGGCGCAGGGCTCCGCCCCCTTCGTGAAGGTGCTCGACTTCGGCATCGCCAAGCTGCTCGACAGCGCGGGGCCTCAGACCCAGGCGGGCATCATCGTGGGGACGCCCGAGTACATGGCTCCGGAGCAGTCCCAGACGGGGCGGATCGATGGCCGCGCGGACGTCTACGCGTTCGGGGTGATTGCCTACCAGCTCGCCACGGGGCAGCTCCCGTTCACCGTGGAGGGGTCCGCCGCGCAGTTGGTGGCACACCAGACGCAGTTGCCGGTGCCCCCCCGGTCCGTGTGCCCGGGCGTCTCGCCCGTGATTGAAGCGGTCATCCTGCGGGCGCTCGCCAAGTCCATCACGGAGCGCTACCAGACCACGTTGGAGCTGCGGGCCGCGCTGGAAGAGGCGCTGGCCGAAGAGCGCCGGGGCGGCGGTGTCATCGCGCCCGTGGCCTCATCCGCGCCGGGCTCAGGGCCGGAGGGGGCGGGCCGCCGGAGGGCGCGCACGATGGAGGTGCCGGCCCGGGTGGTGCTGCGCCCCGGAGCGGCCCCGGAGCGGCTGGTGTGCTCGGACATCGCCCGGGGCGGGCTGTTCCTGCGCCTGGAGGCGCCCTTGCCGCCCCTGTTCTCGCGGGTCCAGGTGACGCTGGAGCTGGAGCGGGGGCCGCTGACCTCCACGTGCGAGGTGGTGCGGCACGTCACCCCGGAGCAGGCCAAGCTCTGGGGGATGGCACCGGGCTTTGGGGTTCAGTTCGTGGAGCCTCCCGCGGACCTCAAGGCGGCCGTGGCGCAGATTCTTCGAGGGGGAACAGGCAACACGCCGCTGTCGGTGTCGCCTCCGGTGCTCGATGCCGAAGTGTCGGCCTTGGTGGCGCCGTACCTCTCGCACCTCCAGCAGGACTACTACACGTTCCTCTCGCTCTCGCAGGATGCGGGCTTTGACGCCGTCCGGGGGCGGGTGCGCGCGGCGCTCTCGGAGCTGGAAGGGCTCCGGGCACGGCAGCTCTCCTCGGCCCAGCGCGCGCTCCTGGACTCGGTGCTCACCCGGGTGAGGGACGCGGGCGAGACGCTGGGGAACCTCACCCGGCGGGCGCTGTACGACGCGGGGCTGGGGAACTTCCGGGGCGTCGAGTGTTGTCTGGCCGCGGGCCTCACCGTGACCCAACTGGAGACCCTGCACCGGGAGTTCCTGACCCGGAAGCCCAGCGCGGCGGGAGCGGCCCGGGTCCACATCCTCACGGGCAACGCCTACGAGCGCGATGGGCAGCTGGCCAAGGCCCTGGACGCCTACGAGCGGGGCTTGGCGGCAGACCCGCTGGATCTTCAGCTCCTCCAGCGGTACCGCACCGTGCGCCGGGCGCTGGCCCAGCGCCCGTTTCCCTGA